Proteins encoded within one genomic window of Salipaludibacillus agaradhaerens:
- the pucL gene encoding factor-independent urate hydroxylase, with the protein MESKTTTRMMYYGKGDVFVYRTYAKPLTDVTKIPESSFSGRSNIILGMDVQVALKGDAFLTSFTEGDNSFVVATDSMKNFILHYAGEYQGNTMEGFLTFVGRKFLDTYPHISAVDIKGKQFPFTEATVLVNGEITASEIVFREGTLEKPLASIEIERKEKGYGVKDHQSGVFGLHLIKVKGSSFAGYIKDEFTTLPETYDRPLFIYLNIYWRYKNSVDGEGEDPQNYVAAEHVKHIAQTVFHSVDSPSIQKLIFDIGKRILQRFPQLAEVSFESNNRTWETVREEIPSPTNGKVFTDPRPPYGFQGFTMYHEDIVGEE; encoded by the coding sequence ATGGAATCAAAAACGACGACACGCATGATGTATTATGGTAAAGGGGATGTGTTCGTATATCGTACTTATGCTAAACCGTTAACAGATGTGACCAAAATCCCAGAGTCTTCGTTTAGCGGACGCAGTAATATTATTTTAGGGATGGACGTTCAAGTGGCCCTAAAAGGAGATGCGTTTCTCACTTCTTTTACTGAAGGAGATAATTCATTCGTCGTGGCTACAGATTCAATGAAGAATTTTATTCTTCACTATGCAGGGGAGTATCAAGGCAATACGATGGAAGGATTTCTTACATTTGTAGGTAGGAAGTTTCTTGATACGTATCCACATATAAGCGCTGTAGATATAAAAGGCAAGCAATTCCCATTTACAGAAGCTACAGTTCTAGTAAATGGAGAAATAACAGCTAGTGAGATCGTGTTCCGCGAAGGGACACTTGAAAAGCCTTTGGCATCCATAGAAATAGAACGAAAAGAAAAGGGATATGGCGTGAAGGATCACCAAAGCGGTGTCTTCGGTCTCCATCTGATTAAAGTGAAAGGTAGTTCCTTTGCAGGCTATATAAAGGATGAATTTACAACACTGCCAGAAACATATGATCGGCCATTGTTTATTTATTTAAATATTTATTGGCGCTATAAAAACTCGGTTGACGGAGAAGGGGAAGATCCGCAAAACTATGTGGCAGCTGAACATGTGAAACATATCGCTCAAACAGTCTTTCACAGTGTTGATTCACCGTCTATTCAAAAGTTAATTTTTGATATTGGAAAGCGAATCCTTCAGCGATTTCCACAACTAGCTGAAGTGTCGTTTGAGTCAAACAACCGTACATGGGAAACGGTTCGAGAAGAAATCCCATCACCCACTAATGGGAAAGTCTTTACTGACCCTCGTCCCCCTTATGGGTTTCAAGGGTTCACAATGTATCACGAAGATATAGTAGGTGAAGAATAA
- a CDS encoding ABC transporter ATP-binding protein yields MSVLLEVKDLQTHFISKKQVVKAVDGIDITINRGETVALVGESGSGKSMTSLSLMQLVPSPGGKIVGGEVNFNGKNLLALKEKEMRKVRGNDISMIFQEPMTSLNPVLTIGEQVMEVLLYHKKMTKGQARKKAVELLKIVGFSRAEDIIKDYPHRLSGGMRQRVMIAMAMSCDPKLLIADEPTTALDVTIQAQILELMKDLTKQFDTSILLITHDLGVVSEIADHVVVMYAGQVVENAPVDKLFDEPLHPYTQGLLDSIPAIEGKIERLKSIKGNVPLPDEMPKGCRFAPRCPKVFDKCLTANPELLKAAPGQKVRCFLYDQKGEEST; encoded by the coding sequence ATGTCCGTATTATTAGAGGTGAAAGACTTACAAACTCACTTTATTAGTAAAAAGCAAGTCGTTAAAGCAGTGGATGGCATTGATATTACAATAAATCGCGGCGAAACAGTAGCCTTGGTAGGTGAATCTGGTTCCGGTAAAAGTATGACCTCTCTTTCGCTTATGCAACTTGTGCCCTCTCCGGGTGGAAAGATAGTTGGCGGTGAGGTGAATTTCAATGGTAAAAATTTACTCGCTTTAAAAGAAAAAGAGATGAGAAAGGTTCGCGGAAATGATATATCCATGATCTTTCAGGAACCGATGACTTCCCTTAACCCTGTTTTAACGATTGGTGAGCAAGTGATGGAAGTGCTTCTCTACCATAAAAAGATGACTAAAGGGCAAGCGAGAAAAAAAGCAGTAGAATTGTTAAAGATCGTTGGGTTTTCCCGTGCCGAAGACATAATAAAAGATTATCCTCATCGACTTTCAGGTGGTATGAGACAGCGTGTCATGATTGCCATGGCCATGAGTTGTGATCCGAAGCTTCTGATCGCTGACGAGCCGACTACAGCCCTCGATGTGACTATCCAGGCTCAAATCCTTGAATTAATGAAAGATTTAACAAAGCAATTTGATACGTCTATTTTACTGATTACTCATGATTTAGGCGTAGTGTCAGAAATCGCAGACCATGTCGTCGTGATGTACGCAGGTCAAGTTGTTGAGAATGCGCCTGTAGACAAATTGTTTGATGAACCACTACATCCCTATACGCAAGGATTACTAGATTCCATACCAGCTATAGAAGGCAAGATTGAACGACTTAAATCAATAAAAGGAAATGTTCCTCTTCCAGATGAGATGCCTAAGGGATGCCGTTTTGCCCCGAGATGTCCTAAGGTATTTGACAAATGCTTGACGGCCAATCCTGAGCTGCTAAAAGCGGCGCCTGGACAAAAGGTACGATGCTTTTTGTACGATCAAAAAGGAGAGGAATCCACATGA
- the uraD gene encoding 2-oxo-4-hydroxy-4-carboxy-5-ureidoimidazoline decarboxylase, giving the protein MYTITEVNSMQASEFITTIGPVFEHSPWVAEKTWPHRPFTCVTQLHNRMTKEMYQANTALKLSLLRAHPDLGTKLTISETSGKEQREAGLNRLTEKEYNQFADLNDAYVKQFGFPFIVAVKGKKKEQILHKMKKRRHHSYEKEMETALEEVSKIAGFRLNELIHKENDV; this is encoded by the coding sequence ATGTATACGATAACGGAAGTCAATTCAATGCAGGCGTCTGAATTTATAACGACCATAGGGCCTGTCTTTGAACATTCTCCATGGGTAGCAGAGAAAACGTGGCCACATCGTCCATTTACATGTGTTACTCAGCTTCATAACAGGATGACAAAGGAAATGTATCAAGCGAATACTGCGTTAAAGTTATCCTTGTTGCGTGCTCATCCAGACCTTGGGACAAAGCTTACAATCTCTGAAACGTCTGGAAAAGAACAGCGGGAGGCCGGCTTAAATAGGCTCACAGAGAAAGAATATAATCAGTTTGCTGACCTTAACGATGCGTATGTTAAACAATTTGGCTTTCCATTCATTGTAGCTGTAAAAGGGAAAAAGAAAGAGCAAATCCTTCACAAAATGAAAAAACGACGCCATCATTCTTATGAAAAGGAGATGGAAACAGCTTTGGAGGAAGTGAGCAAAATTGCTGGTTTTAGACTAAATGAGCTTATCCATAAAGAGAATGATGTGTAA
- a CDS encoding pyridoxal-phosphate-dependent aminotransferase family protein, with amino-acid sequence MKQTHELMVPPRTIMTPGPVEAEPSVLRAMSSTILGQFDPNFTSIMNETMALLRHVLQTDNHWAFPVDATSRAGIEAMLCSVIEEGDTVLVPCFGRFGYLLTEIAERCGGDVHIMECEWGTVFDPDHIVAKIDELEPKVIAIVHGDTSTGRMQPLKKIGEACRERGVLLIVDAVATVAGTEVKTDEWMIDGLITGTQKCLSVPPGMAPLTYNDRIEAVLRQRKSIEKGLSTANAVVSNRRIRSNYLDLSQLQDYWSPARLNHHTEATSMLYGLYEGLRMILTEGLNARFKRHKLNEMALVAGLQAMKLELFGDMSCKLPMVTCVVIPSNVNGEHVRAMLLEEFGIEIASSFGVLHGKIWRIGTMGYSCQKRNVLMTLAALEAVLIRQEAHISKGEAVQAAMDVYKEMEMTKPVGRT; translated from the coding sequence ATGAAACAGACGCATGAATTAATGGTTCCACCACGGACGATCATGACACCAGGGCCAGTGGAAGCAGAGCCAAGTGTATTGCGTGCCATGTCATCTACAATATTAGGGCAATTTGACCCTAATTTCACTTCCATTATGAATGAGACGATGGCCTTGCTTAGACACGTGTTGCAAACAGATAACCATTGGGCCTTTCCCGTTGATGCCACTTCAAGAGCGGGAATTGAGGCCATGCTTTGTAGTGTGATTGAAGAAGGGGATACTGTATTAGTACCTTGTTTCGGTAGATTTGGATATTTACTCACTGAAATTGCTGAACGGTGCGGGGGTGACGTCCATATTATGGAATGTGAATGGGGCACAGTATTTGATCCAGACCATATCGTTGCTAAAATTGATGAGTTGGAACCGAAAGTGATTGCCATCGTGCATGGGGATACGTCAACCGGACGCATGCAACCATTAAAAAAAATTGGTGAAGCATGTCGTGAACGAGGTGTTTTGCTTATCGTTGATGCTGTTGCTACAGTGGCTGGTACAGAGGTGAAAACAGATGAATGGATGATTGATGGCTTAATTACTGGGACACAAAAGTGTCTGTCTGTTCCACCTGGTATGGCTCCCTTAACCTATAACGATCGCATTGAAGCTGTCTTACGCCAACGAAAATCGATTGAAAAAGGCCTCTCAACAGCCAATGCTGTGGTTTCCAATCGTCGAATCAGAAGTAATTATTTAGACTTAAGCCAGTTACAAGATTACTGGAGCCCAGCGAGGTTAAACCACCATACTGAAGCGACATCTATGTTATATGGTTTATATGAAGGATTGCGGATGATTTTAACTGAAGGACTTAATGCACGTTTTAAGCGGCATAAACTTAACGAGATGGCTTTAGTAGCAGGTTTACAAGCGATGAAACTTGAATTGTTTGGTGATATGTCTTGTAAACTACCGATGGTGACCTGTGTCGTCATACCGTCGAATGTAAATGGTGAGCATGTCCGCGCCATGTTATTAGAAGAGTTTGGTATCGAAATTGCCAGTTCCTTTGGCGTATTGCACGGTAAAATTTGGCGTATTGGCACAATGGGCTACAGTTGTCAAAAAAGAAATGTATTAATGACATTAGCGGCGTTAGAAGCGGTATTAATCCGGCAAGAGGCTCATATTTCAAAAGGTGAAGCTGTTCAAGCTGCGATGGATGTCTACAAAGAAATGGAGATGACAAAGCCTGTCGGTCGAACGTGA
- a CDS encoding SDR family oxidoreductase codes for MGTYSSLEKKVAVITGGGSGIGKASALGLAKQGAAVCLIDLNKTDAQETQKEIEMLGGKALLCEADVSQPEEVKQSLDNAVNTFGKIDIVLANAGVNGVITPIEDMPHEEWDHTLSTNLKSTFLTVKYAVPFLKERGGSIIITSSINGNRVFSGFGMSAYSSSKAGQVAFAKMAALELAGYHIRVNVICPGATKTNIGENTHHERQKLSKVKIPVEYPEGNLPLEHKPGSSQQIADLVTFLASDASSHITGTEVYIDGAQSLL; via the coding sequence ATGGGTACCTATTCATCTTTAGAAAAGAAAGTGGCTGTTATTACAGGGGGCGGTTCAGGTATTGGGAAAGCATCTGCCTTAGGATTGGCAAAACAGGGGGCAGCGGTCTGTCTCATTGACTTAAATAAAACGGATGCTCAAGAGACACAAAAAGAAATTGAAATGTTAGGTGGTAAAGCACTATTATGTGAAGCAGATGTTTCCCAGCCTGAGGAAGTGAAACAATCTCTCGATAACGCGGTTAACACCTTTGGAAAAATAGATATTGTCTTAGCTAATGCAGGCGTTAACGGTGTCATAACACCTATTGAAGATATGCCTCATGAAGAATGGGATCATACCTTATCAACTAATTTAAAAAGTACGTTCCTGACTGTTAAATATGCTGTCCCATTTTTGAAGGAGAGAGGTGGCAGTATCATTATTACAAGTTCGATAAATGGAAATAGGGTATTTTCTGGATTCGGTATGTCGGCTTACAGTAGTTCAAAGGCTGGCCAAGTTGCTTTTGCAAAAATGGCTGCCCTTGAACTAGCTGGTTATCACATTAGAGTGAATGTGATCTGCCCCGGAGCTACCAAAACCAATATTGGTGAAAATACCCACCATGAACGTCAAAAATTATCTAAAGTAAAAATACCTGTGGAATATCCTGAAGGTAATTTGCCCCTTGAGCATAAACCAGGCTCCTCCCAGCAAATTGCTGATCTCGTCACTTTTCTTGCTTCCGACGCATCCAGCCATATTACCGGAACGGAAGTGTATATTGATGGGGCTCAATCTCTTTTATAA
- a CDS encoding 5'-deoxyadenosine deaminase, translating to MSTLLIKNAELITMNQQDDQFIGDIYIEHDTIKDIGKSLDYPEADKVIDATDRVVTPGFIQTHIHLCQTIFRGKGDDLELMDWLKKRIWPLEAAHDEESIYYSALLGTGELIQSGTTSIVDMETVHHTDYAFQAIEKSGIRALSGKVMMDKGDEVPKRLQENTAEAIQQSVDLMEKWHKKNGRIHYAFSPRFVVSCTETLLKEVANLSRKHDTYVHTHASENKGEIEIVEAETGMRNIEYLDYLGLANERLILAHCVWLNETEKRIIQQRKVNVSHCPGSNLKLASGVANIPSLLDAHICVSLGADGAPCNNNLDMFNEMRLAALIQKPAHGPTAMDAKTVFKMATIDGAKAMGLDHEIGSLEIGKKADLIILNLHDFHMYPSYDVDTISRIVYSTTRADVETTIIHGDVVMEERCMKTIDKDVTLKEANHSIKRLIQRLPHIS from the coding sequence ATGAGTACATTGTTAATAAAAAATGCAGAACTTATTACAATGAATCAGCAAGATGACCAATTTATTGGTGATATTTATATTGAACACGACACCATTAAGGATATTGGCAAAAGTTTAGACTATCCTGAAGCTGATAAGGTGATTGATGCTACGGATCGCGTTGTGACACCGGGGTTTATCCAGACACATATACATCTTTGTCAAACGATATTCAGAGGGAAAGGTGACGACTTAGAACTGATGGATTGGTTAAAAAAGCGTATATGGCCACTGGAAGCTGCTCATGATGAGGAATCGATCTATTATTCTGCGCTGCTAGGTACTGGGGAGCTTATACAAAGTGGTACAACGTCAATTGTGGACATGGAAACCGTTCATCACACCGATTATGCCTTTCAAGCGATTGAAAAATCTGGTATAAGAGCTTTGTCAGGAAAAGTGATGATGGATAAAGGTGACGAAGTACCAAAGCGCCTTCAAGAAAATACGGCAGAAGCCATACAGCAAAGTGTGGACTTAATGGAGAAATGGCACAAAAAGAACGGACGTATTCATTATGCTTTCTCACCTCGATTCGTCGTTTCATGTACAGAAACTTTATTAAAAGAAGTGGCGAACCTTTCGCGTAAACATGACACCTATGTGCATACTCATGCTTCCGAAAACAAAGGTGAGATAGAAATTGTTGAAGCGGAAACTGGCATGCGTAATATCGAATATCTTGATTATCTTGGTCTTGCAAATGAACGCCTTATTTTGGCTCATTGTGTGTGGCTAAATGAGACTGAAAAGCGAATTATTCAACAAAGAAAGGTAAATGTCAGCCATTGTCCAGGATCTAATTTAAAATTAGCATCGGGAGTAGCAAATATCCCAAGTTTACTTGATGCCCATATATGTGTCAGTTTAGGAGCAGACGGCGCTCCATGTAACAATAACTTAGATATGTTTAATGAAATGAGATTAGCAGCTCTTATTCAAAAGCCTGCCCATGGGCCTACTGCTATGGATGCTAAAACAGTCTTTAAAATGGCTACGATTGACGGGGCGAAAGCAATGGGCTTGGATCATGAGATTGGGAGCCTAGAAATAGGAAAGAAAGCGGATCTCATTATTTTGAACTTACATGATTTTCATATGTACCCGTCATATGATGTTGATACCATTTCACGTATCGTCTACTCCACAACGCGTGCTGATGTGGAGACGACCATTATTCATGGTGATGTGGTGATGGAAGAACGTTGTATGAAAACGATAGATAAAGACGTGACCCTAAAAGAGGCAAACCATTCAATTAAGCGACTTATTCAACGACTACCTCATATTTCTTAA
- a CDS encoding nucleotidyltransferase family protein, which produces MTASRIYAVILAAGLSSRMGTAKQLLTLQGVPMLEHVVQQRLKEPFEKVIVILGHEEAAIRTAITIETPRLEWLRHTRYEEGQTSSLMKGFSVIPEDVDSVMIFLADQPFIKSETIKTVIDEGEIKGMELTSPFTMRPYYRGMPGHPVYWGHIHSPDMPYHAACKGDKGGLRMMQHIEQYCIQVTDPFVVIDIDTPADYKQAKKGAYDLTST; this is translated from the coding sequence ATGACAGCGTCTAGAATATATGCGGTTATTTTGGCAGCTGGTTTGTCTTCAAGGATGGGAACAGCGAAGCAATTGCTCACACTACAAGGTGTCCCAATGTTGGAACATGTGGTCCAACAACGATTGAAAGAACCTTTTGAAAAAGTTATCGTCATTTTAGGTCATGAAGAAGCTGCGATTAGAACGGCCATTACAATTGAGACACCGAGGTTAGAGTGGTTGCGTCACACACGATATGAAGAAGGACAGACATCATCGTTGATGAAAGGTTTTAGTGTCATCCCTGAAGATGTGGATTCAGTCATGATATTTCTAGCGGATCAACCATTTATTAAGTCAGAGACAATAAAAACGGTGATTGATGAAGGAGAAATCAAAGGAATGGAGCTCACGTCCCCTTTTACAATGCGACCATACTATCGAGGAATGCCAGGTCATCCAGTCTATTGGGGGCATATACACTCACCTGATATGCCATACCATGCAGCATGTAAAGGAGATAAAGGAGGTCTAAGAATGATGCAGCATATCGAGCAGTATTGTATACAAGTGACCGATCCATTCGTAGTTATTGATATCGATACGCCTGCAGACTATAAACAAGCAAAAAAAGGGGCATATGATCTGACATCAACATAA
- the uraH gene encoding hydroxyisourate hydrolase → MSGKLTTHVLDTSIGRPAAGLTIELWKYNDNLGDYEKLQEAVTMNDGRLEQPLLEGEALTAGRYELLFHVGAYFATMEVVTDDPPFLNVIPVSFGISNNHDDYHVPLLIAPGGYSTYRGS, encoded by the coding sequence ATGTCTGGGAAACTTACTACCCATGTTCTTGATACGAGTATTGGTAGGCCAGCAGCCGGTCTCACTATTGAACTTTGGAAGTACAATGACAATCTAGGAGACTATGAAAAGCTTCAAGAAGCAGTGACAATGAATGATGGAAGGCTTGAACAACCACTTCTCGAAGGGGAGGCACTCACGGCTGGACGTTATGAGCTACTTTTCCATGTAGGAGCTTATTTTGCAACAATGGAGGTCGTGACAGACGATCCCCCTTTTTTAAATGTCATACCAGTGAGCTTTGGAATATCGAATAATCATGACGATTATCATGTGCCACTGCTCATTGCCCCTGGCGGTTATAGTACCTACCGTGGTAGTTAA
- a CDS encoding Zn-dependent hydrolase, whose product MVITSNINSDRLWRTLMELGKIGASCDEGEGVTRLSLSREELEAKHYIYQLMKEIGLDAHMDAVGNVIGTLQGSEPQAPVVMVGSHTDTVFHGGRFDGALGVLGAIEAVRTIKEANIPLTHAIEIVSFTDEEGCRFGTGYIGSKAMAGMLKETIFDLKDKDGLSYRQAFIDAEFNPENYKDVIRQPGDIKAYIEMHIEQGKVLEELDLPIGIVTEIQGPVWLDVTLEGATDHAGATPMMMRKDVAVGVAEIVLAIENIALTYHGVGTVGIIKLEPGAVNVIPGRTLFSIDVRHSDKGIRQQMVNDIYKKIEVVCKKRRLTSRIDVKKKVDPAVCSPKIVTLLEETCHALRYPVKKLPCGAGHDSLIMSKVTDIGMIFVRSKGGISHNPKEWSSQSDCAIGTELLFHTLVKLAQ is encoded by the coding sequence ATGGTGATCACTTCTAATATAAATAGCGATCGATTATGGCGGACTTTAATGGAATTAGGGAAAATCGGGGCAAGTTGTGATGAAGGAGAAGGGGTAACTCGTCTCTCATTAAGTCGGGAAGAGCTAGAGGCTAAGCACTACATTTATCAGCTCATGAAAGAGATTGGATTGGATGCTCACATGGACGCAGTAGGAAATGTCATAGGCACATTACAAGGGTCTGAACCTCAAGCTCCTGTTGTGATGGTAGGATCCCACACGGATACAGTCTTCCATGGTGGACGATTTGATGGCGCATTAGGTGTATTAGGGGCAATTGAAGCCGTTAGGACAATAAAAGAAGCCAATATCCCTCTTACTCATGCCATTGAAATTGTCTCCTTTACAGATGAAGAAGGGTGTCGATTTGGAACTGGTTATATAGGGAGTAAGGCTATGGCAGGAATGTTAAAAGAAACGATCTTTGACTTAAAAGATAAAGATGGTCTGAGTTATCGTCAAGCCTTTATTGATGCGGAGTTTAATCCAGAAAATTATAAAGACGTGATCCGTCAGCCTGGGGATATTAAAGCTTATATTGAAATGCATATTGAGCAAGGGAAAGTACTAGAAGAATTAGATTTGCCAATAGGGATTGTAACCGAGATTCAAGGGCCAGTATGGCTAGATGTAACGTTAGAAGGGGCAACAGATCATGCTGGTGCCACACCCATGATGATGAGAAAGGATGTGGCTGTAGGAGTAGCAGAAATCGTCCTTGCTATTGAGAATATTGCATTGACCTATCATGGTGTAGGGACCGTAGGTATTATCAAGCTTGAACCAGGGGCCGTGAATGTTATTCCTGGGAGAACGCTCTTCTCTATTGATGTACGCCATAGCGATAAAGGGATTCGTCAACAGATGGTTAATGACATTTATAAAAAAATAGAAGTTGTTTGCAAAAAACGCCGTTTAACGTCACGAATAGATGTGAAAAAAAAGGTTGATCCTGCTGTCTGTTCCCCAAAGATCGTTACTCTTTTAGAGGAAACGTGTCACGCATTACGTTATCCTGTTAAAAAGCTTCCGTGTGGTGCAGGACATGATTCGTTAATTATGTCTAAAGTGACAGACATAGGGATGATTTTTGTGCGTTCAAAGGGCGGCATTAGTCACAATCCCAAGGAATGGAGCAGTCAATCAGATTGTGCTATTGGGACAGAACTCTTATTTCATACATTAGTTAAGCTAGCACAATAA
- a CDS encoding ABC transporter ATP-binding protein has protein sequence MTQNHNHIIDTHPQENRNVTHSETILEVNDLKKHFPIKTGVLQRETGVVKAVDGAHFSVKKGETIGIVGESGCGKSTTGRTIIRLYEPTEGQIIYKGQDIAHLKEKEMRSTIRRDIQMIFQDPFASLNPRKTLGSILYEPFKVHKMYSHKEREERIGDLLETVGLDASFKSRYPHEFSGGQRQRIGIARALTTQPDLIIADEPVSALDVSIQAQIINLLEDLQDDLGLTYVFISHDLSVVRHIADRVGVMYLGNMMELASKEDLYAEPLHPYTRALLSAVPVPKRKGAEKREKIVLQGDLPSPSNPPTGCVFHTRCPEAMEECKKVVPAFEEKRQDHFVACHLYKKA, from the coding sequence ATGACTCAAAATCATAATCACATCATAGACACTCACCCACAAGAGAACCGCAACGTGACTCATTCAGAGACCATTTTAGAAGTAAACGACTTAAAAAAGCACTTCCCAATTAAAACAGGGGTCCTTCAACGTGAAACAGGAGTTGTGAAAGCTGTTGATGGTGCCCATTTTTCAGTTAAAAAAGGTGAAACAATCGGGATTGTTGGCGAATCAGGTTGTGGCAAGTCCACAACAGGTCGAACGATTATCAGACTGTACGAGCCTACGGAAGGCCAGATCATATACAAAGGACAAGATATTGCTCATCTAAAAGAAAAAGAAATGCGAAGCACGATACGGCGAGATATCCAAATGATTTTTCAAGATCCGTTTGCTTCTTTAAATCCTCGGAAAACACTAGGAAGTATTTTATATGAGCCATTTAAAGTACATAAGATGTATAGCCACAAAGAACGAGAAGAACGAATAGGGGATCTTCTTGAAACGGTGGGCTTAGATGCTTCCTTTAAAAGTAGATATCCTCATGAATTTTCAGGAGGACAGCGGCAAAGAATCGGGATTGCAAGAGCTTTAACTACTCAGCCGGATTTAATTATTGCCGATGAGCCAGTTTCTGCTCTTGATGTGTCAATTCAGGCGCAAATCATTAATTTACTTGAAGATTTACAAGATGATTTAGGACTGACGTATGTTTTTATTTCGCACGATTTAAGTGTAGTTCGTCATATTGCAGACAGAGTTGGCGTAATGTATTTAGGGAATATGATGGAACTTGCTTCAAAGGAAGACCTTTATGCTGAGCCTCTTCACCCTTATACGAGAGCTTTATTATCAGCTGTGCCAGTACCGAAAAGAAAAGGGGCAGAGAAGCGAGAAAAGATTGTGTTACAAGGTGATTTGCCAAGCCCTTCAAACCCACCAACAGGATGTGTGTTTCATACGAGATGTCCAGAGGCGATGGAAGAGTGTAAAAAAGTAGTACCAGCTTTTGAAGAAAAGCGACAAGACCATTTTGTTGCGTGCCATTTATATAAGAAAGCTTAA
- a CDS encoding bile acid:sodium symporter family protein produces MKLLEQISLTVSKYFAFIVILVAIIAFFTPDTFVWIGRYIPILLGVIMFGMGTTMTLADFKVIAQKPAPVIIGLLAQFLVMPLTAFTLAYVLNLPPELAAGLVLVGACPGGTASNVMVYLSRGDVPTSVAMTSVSTMLSPLLTPLIVLVLAGQWLPVGFGDMLMSIVQVIMIPISLGIIVRKLVPRAVENGQKVLPLVSVIAIMLIVTAVVAANAHNILTSGFMVLTAVILHNGFGLIFGYVIAKWAKLDETKRRAISIEVGMQNSGLGAALATAHFSPLAALPSALFSVWHNISGPLLVSFWRKDRNQ; encoded by the coding sequence TTGAAGTTATTAGAACAAATAAGTCTCACCGTGAGTAAGTACTTTGCTTTTATCGTTATACTAGTGGCTATTATCGCCTTTTTCACCCCTGATACATTCGTATGGATCGGAAGGTATATTCCAATTTTGTTAGGTGTCATTATGTTCGGCATGGGAACGACGATGACATTAGCTGATTTTAAAGTGATCGCGCAAAAGCCTGCGCCCGTCATCATTGGGTTATTAGCTCAGTTTCTCGTGATGCCGCTAACGGCCTTTACCCTTGCATATGTGTTGAATTTGCCACCTGAGCTGGCAGCGGGCCTCGTCCTAGTAGGAGCTTGTCCTGGAGGGACCGCGTCTAATGTTATGGTATATTTATCAAGGGGAGATGTACCAACATCAGTAGCAATGACTTCTGTCTCAACGATGTTATCGCCATTATTGACACCTCTTATCGTCCTTGTGTTAGCAGGTCAATGGCTCCCAGTCGGTTTTGGAGATATGTTGATGTCGATTGTACAAGTCATTATGATTCCTATCAGTTTGGGGATTATCGTGCGAAAGTTAGTGCCTAGAGCAGTTGAAAATGGGCAAAAGGTTTTGCCACTTGTTTCTGTTATAGCGATTATGCTTATTGTGACGGCTGTTGTAGCAGCTAATGCACATAATATTTTAACCTCAGGTTTTATGGTTTTAACGGCTGTCATATTACATAATGGTTTCGGTTTAATCTTTGGCTATGTGATAGCCAAGTGGGCGAAGTTGGATGAAACGAAGCGACGGGCTATTTCCATAGAAGTAGGTATGCAAAACTCCGGCTTAGGGGCAGCTCTAGCTACAGCCCACTTTAGCCCATTAGCAGCGCTACCAAGTGCCTTATTTTCCGTTTGGCATAATATATCCGGTCCTTTACTCGTGTCATTTTGGCGTAAGGACCGGAACCAATAG